One part of the Quercus lobata isolate SW786 chromosome 7, ValleyOak3.0 Primary Assembly, whole genome shotgun sequence genome encodes these proteins:
- the LOC115951359 gene encoding protein trichome birefringence-like 3: MSIAPSSSGTMKPPRGRPLLPIIIAIVCAFAILVLLYTETITFLSPTSIFKIKSCSRKNNVKKSNDKTAENNVDESLVDDRFEFDPEECNVANGKWVFNRSIKPLYSDISCPYLDRQVSCVKNGRLDSDYRHWEWQPEDCTLPRFNQELALKKLRDKRLLFVGDSLQRGQWQSLVCMVESIIPEDKKSMKRGRSHSVFKAKEYNATIEFYWAPFLVESNSDERIIGDPKQRILKVDSVSKHAKHWLGVDILVFNTYVWWMSGLRIKSLWGSFSNGEEGYEELEAPVAYRIGLKTWANWVDSTVNPNKTRVFFTTMSPTHTRSEDWNRKGGLKCFNETKPVMKKKHWGTGSDKRIMSVVNSVVGKMKVPITFLNVTQISEYRIDAHSSIYTESGGRLLNKEERADPMHYADCIHWCLPGVPDTWNQIFLAHL, translated from the exons ATGAGCATAGCACCTTCTAGTTCAGGCACAATGAAACCCCCTAGAGGAAGGCCACTTCTTCCCATTATTATTGCCATTGTCTGTGCTTTTGCCATCTTAGTTCTCCTCTACACAGAAACAATTACTTTTCTTTCTCCCACATCCATTTTCAAGATCAAATCCTGTTCCAGAAAAAACAATGTCAAAAAATCCA ATGATAAAACTGCAGAGAATAATGTGGATGAGTCCCTTGTAGATGATAGATTTGAGTTCGACCCTGAAGAGTGCAATGTTGCTAATGGAAAGTGGGTGTTTAACCGTTCAATTAAACCCTTGTACTCAGATATAAGTTGCCCATATCTGGATAGGCAAGTTTCTTGTGTCAAGAATGGAAGGCTGGATTCTGATTATCGGCACTGGGAATGGCAGCCAGAAGATTGTACTTTGCCTAG ATTCAATCAAGAACTTGCTCTTAAGAAACTGCGAGACAAGAGGCTACTGTTTGTAGGAGATTCACTACAACGAGGCCAATGGCAATCCTTAGTCTGTATGGTCGAATCCATCATACCTGAGGACAAGAAGTCCATGAAACGGGGCCGTTCTCATTCAGTCTTCAAAGCCAAG GAATATAATGCTACTATTGAATTCTATTGGGCCCCATTTCTTGTGGAGTCCAATTCCGATGAACGTATTATAGGAGATCCAAAGCAGAGAATACTAAAAGTGGATTCTGTTTCCAAACATGCAAAACACTGGTTAGGAGTGGATATCCTTGTGTTCAATACTTATGTTTGGTGGATGAGTGGTCTTAGAATTAAATCACT ATGGGGATCATTTTCAAATGGGGAGGAAGGGTATGAAGAGTTGGAAGCACCAGTTGCTTACAGAATTGGTTTGAAGACCTGGGCCAATTGGGTTGACTCCACTGTTAATCCCAACAAGACTCGTGTCTTCTTCACTACCATGTCCCCAACTCACACAAG AAGCGAAGACTGGAACCGCAAGGGTGGACTCAAATGTTTCAACGAGACAAAGCCAGTCATGAAAAAGAAACACTGGGGAACTGGTTCCGACAAGCGGATAATGAGTGTGGTAAACAGTGTGGTGGGAAAAATGAAAGTCCCAATTACATTCCTCAACGTAACACAAATTTCTGAGTACAGAATCGATGCTCACTCATCAATTTACACAGAGAGTGGAGGTAGATTGTTAAATAAAGAAGAGAGAGCTGACCCAATGCACTATGCAGATTGCATTCATTGGTGTTTGCCTGGAGTCCCAGACACATGGAATCAAATATTTTTGGCACATTTGTAG
- the LOC115951360 gene encoding bifunctional monothiol glutaredoxin-S16, chloroplastic — MATNTINLSPIHSTSSLRLLSSRSSQNAPSLSFYSHPKPSHTFPSISLNKSKNPTKPRAFTTTITSAHKNLTETELIAVPPLPNEVNEKFPSDAGVYAVYDNNEELQFIGISRDIAASVTVHLKSVPELCSSVKVGVVDEPDRAALTQAWKSWMEEHIKASGKIPPGNETGNITWVRQPPKKKPDLRLTPGRHVQLTVPLEELIDKLVKENKVVAFIKGSRSAPMCGFSQRVVGILEGEGVDYESIDVLDEEYNYGLRETLKKYSNWPTFPQIFVNGELVGGCDILTSMYEKGELAPLVKK; from the exons ATGGCTACGAACACAATCAACCTCTCTCCAATTCATAGTACCTCGTCTCTTCGCTTACTCTCTTCTCGCTCTTCCCAAAATGCCCCTTCCCTTTCATTCTATTCACACCCTAAACCATCCCACACTTTCCCTTCTATTTCTCTCAACAAATCCAAAAACCCAACTAAACCTCGCGCTTTCACAACAACAATCACTTCAGCTCACAAGAACTTAACGGAAACGGAACTAATCGCCGTGCCGCCGTTACCTAACGAAGTAAACGAAAAATTTCCGTCTGATGCTGGCGTTTACGCCGTTTATGATAACAACGAGGAGCTTCAGTTCATTGGTATATCACGGGATATAGCGGCCAGCGTTACCGTTCACCTAAAATCAGTGCCGGAGCTCTGCTCCTCCGTTAAG gttggggTAGTAGATGAACCTGATAGAGCAGCTCTTACCCAAGCTTGGAAATCATGGATGGAGGAACACATAAAAGCCTCTGGAAAGATCCCACCAGGTAATGAAACAGGAAACATTACCTGGGTCCGGCAGCCACCAAAGAAGAAGCCTGATCTTCGGCTGACACCTGGACGTCATGTCCAACTGACAGTCCCACTGGAGGAACTCATTGACAAGTTGGTCAAGGAGAacaaggtggtggcatttatcAAAGGTTCAAGAAGTGCACCAATGTGTGGATTCTCACAAAGGGTAGTTGGCATCCTTGAAGGCGAGGGGGTGGATTATGAAAGCATTGATGTGCTCGATGAAGAGTATAATTATGGATTGAGGGAGACACTGAAGAAGTATAGTAACTGGCCTACATTCCCACAGATCTTTGTCAATGGTGAATTGGTTGGGGGTTGCGACATTCTGACGTCCATGTATGAAAAGGGTGAACTTGCTCCTTTGGTCAAGAAGTAA